The Natator depressus isolate rNatDep1 chromosome 8, rNatDep2.hap1, whole genome shotgun sequence genome window below encodes:
- the S1PR1 gene encoding sphingosine 1-phosphate receptor 1: protein MDSTTSRQKKVFNDSVSDYVNSEIIKKHYNFTGKLNEKADSGIKVTSVVFIIICCFIILENIFVLLTIWKTKKFHRPMYYFIGNLALSDLLAGVAYTANLLLSGHKTYSLTPAQWFVREGSMFVALSASVFSLLAIAIERYITMLKMKLHNGSNSFRSFLLISACWVISMILGGLPIMGWNCLDHLQSCSTVLPLYHKHYILFCTTVFTGLLLSIVVLYCRIYSMVRTRSRRLTFRKNITKATRSSEKSLALLKTVIIVLSAFIACWSPLFILLLLDVGCKVKACSILFKAEYFLVLAVLNSATNPIIYTLTNKEMRRAFIKILCCCKCPSADSGAKFKRPIIGGMEFSRSKSDNSSHPQKDEGDCPETIMSSGNVNSSS, encoded by the coding sequence ATGGACTCTACCACCAGCCGCCAGAAGAAAGTTTTCAATGACTCAGTCAGCGATTATGTCAACTCTGAAATCATTAAGAAACATTACAACTTCACAGGGAAGTTAAACGAGAAGGCAGACAGTGGAATAAAAGTGACCTCAGTGGTTTTTATCATCATTTGCTGCTTTATCATCTTAGAGAACATTTTTGTCCTGCTGACCATCTGGAAAACCAAGAAGTTTCATCGACCCATGTACTATTTCATTGGGAATTTGGCTCTCTCAGACTTGCTGGCTGGGGTGGCTTATACTGCCAACCTTTTGTTATCTGGACACAAAACCTATAGTCTCACCCCTGCCCAGTGGTTTGTCAGGGAAGGCAGCATGTTTGTAGCTCTGTCAGCCTCTGTGTTCAGCCTGCTGGCCATTGCCATTGAGCGGTATATCACCATGCTGAAGATGAAACTCCACAATGGGAGCAACAGTTTCCGCTCCTTCCTACTGATCAGTGCCTGCTGGGTGATATCCATGATCCTAGGGGGGCTCCCTATTATGGGCTGGAACTGCCTCGACCACCTGCAGAGCTGCTCCACTGTGCTGCCTCTCTACCATAAGCACTATATTCTCTTTTGCACTACGGTTTTCACTGGTCTTTTATTATCCATCGTTGTCCTCTACTGCAGGATCTATTCCATGGTCAGGACTAGGAGCCGCAGGCTGACATTTCGAAAAAACATTACCAAAGCCACAAGGAGCTCAGAGAAATCCCTAGCCTTACTCAAGACAGTCATCATTGTCCTGAGCGCATTTATTGCCTGCTGGAGTCCCTTGTTCATCCTACTCTTGCTGGATGTGGGGTGCAAAGTGAAGGCCTGTTCAATCCTCTTCAAAGCTGAATATTTCTTAGTACTGGCTGTGCTCAATTCAGCCACGAACCCTATCATCTATACCTTAACCAACAAAGAGATGCGAAGGGCCTTCATCAAGATCCTGTGCTGCTGCAAATGCCCCTCTGCAGATTCTGGGGCCAAATTCAAGAGGCCAATCATAGGAGGGATGGAGTTTAGCCGAAGCAAATCTGACAATTCCTCCCACCCACAGAAGGATGAGGGTGACTGCCCGGAGACAATCATGTCTTCAGGCAATGTCAACTCATCTTCTTAG